Proteins from a single region of Desulfobacter postgatei 2ac9:
- a CDS encoding YfaP family protein: MKKIIFLLTIILVFISTFHVFAEDLCSPTLSTVYFGNGVGRGIATYGEANTSTIKLMSIFMANLDDPNEQQDYEFKLAFNNSSGTITDIIEAARQTLGDNWPTLLVAFLLRDTYILSLLPDSIVQEFNDFLTNRTIQEMIAPTSSIDDVNNHVSSYKSDIGEGKKVILVAHSQGNIFANWSFQRLSSSEQNYFTIVPVASPESIVRKSLVGHIRFSDDLVIAGVEAGKALVGLLPPLASNDSDNVNSPWPWDNDSDWLSHGFKKAYLVDPSAKYFIINGIINSENLLPDPPTSAEQGTITVTLTWGSNPDVDLHIYEPTGRHVYYASKQGQFGYLDVDDTNGYGPEHYYVSCQDLVDNASAIGRYRFGVNYYYGYSPEVATLTVKTPSAEATYSKILNSYRGSAGNNSMIPVADVVVSRNPISGRFDFTIEAR; this comes from the coding sequence ATGAAAAAAATAATCTTCCTTTTAACAATTATCTTGGTTTTTATTTCCACATTTCATGTGTTTGCTGAAGATTTATGTAGCCCAACTTTATCGACTGTATATTTTGGTAATGGTGTTGGTCGTGGGATTGCGACATATGGCGAGGCAAACACTAGCACAATTAAGCTTATGTCGATATTCATGGCGAACTTAGATGATCCAAATGAGCAACAAGATTATGAGTTTAAGTTGGCATTTAATAATTCAAGCGGAACCATTACTGATATAATTGAAGCTGCAAGACAAACTTTAGGCGATAATTGGCCTACTCTTCTTGTCGCTTTTCTTCTTCGGGATACTTATATATTAAGCCTATTGCCAGACAGTATTGTGCAGGAGTTTAATGATTTTTTAACAAACCGAACTATTCAGGAAATGATCGCTCCAACTAGTAGTATTGATGATGTTAACAACCATGTTAGTTCATACAAGTCAGACATTGGGGAAGGTAAAAAGGTAATCTTAGTTGCCCATTCGCAAGGGAATATATTTGCAAATTGGTCTTTTCAACGTCTTAGCTCCAGCGAGCAAAATTATTTCACAATAGTTCCGGTTGCAAGCCCAGAATCTATTGTTCGAAAAAGCTTAGTAGGGCATATTCGCTTTAGTGATGATTTGGTTATTGCTGGTGTTGAGGCAGGGAAAGCATTAGTCGGTCTTTTACCTCCTTTAGCATCAAACGACTCGGATAATGTTAACTCCCCTTGGCCATGGGACAACGATTCAGATTGGCTATCACATGGTTTTAAAAAAGCCTATCTTGTTGATCCATCCGCCAAATATTTCATAATTAATGGTATCATCAATAGTGAAAATCTTTTACCTGATCCGCCAACATCCGCTGAGCAAGGAACTATTACAGTAACTCTTACATGGGGGAGCAATCCTGATGTAGATCTACACATCTACGAGCCGACAGGTAGGCATGTATATTATGCGTCAAAACAGGGACAATTTGGCTACCTCGACGTTGACGATACCAATGGATATGGCCCGGAACATTACTATGTTTCTTGTCAAGATTTGGTTGACAATGCATCTGCCATTGGACGTTACCGTTTTGGTGTAAACTATTATTACGGCTATTCACCTGAAGTAGCGACGTTAACTGTGAAAACACCCAGTGCTGAAGCAACCTATTCCAAAATTTTAAATTCTTACAGAGGTTCTGCTGGTAATAACAGCATGATACCAGTAGCAGACGTTGTGGTTTCTAGAAATCCAATTTCAGGAAGGTTCGATTTTACAATAGAAGCACGATAG